A region of Burkholderiales bacterium JOSHI_001 DNA encodes the following proteins:
- a CDS encoding putative ABC-type transport system, periplasmic component/surface lipoprotein (PFAM: Basic membrane protein) — MYKNLTRGPAPARRALLRAIGLGCAFPVSSLLPRSARAADVLKVGFVYVSPVGQAGWSFQHDLGRQAMEKALGPRVRSTVVESVAEGPDAERVLRDLARQGHGLIFATSFGYLEPALRVAADFHEVKFEHAGGYKTAPNLNTYNARYYEARWLAGWLAGRHSQSGVAGYVAGFAVPEVVQGINAFTLGLRAANPRAVVKLAWLNTWFDPAKEREAALALLNQGADVLTNHSGSPAVPLVAQEKGVHLLAYQSDMRRFAPSAQLAAVTHHWGGYYTQRALAVLDGRWRAQPVWGNMREGFVQLSALSDQLPAAERAELARLQAGIEAGRFQPFSGRLLDSSGAVRLAQGALDDAQIAAMDWFVQGVQARV; from the coding sequence ATGTACAAAAACCTCACCCGCGGGCCCGCGCCCGCGCGCCGGGCGCTGCTGCGCGCCATCGGCCTGGGGTGTGCCTTCCCTGTGTCATCGCTGCTGCCACGCAGCGCCCGCGCGGCCGACGTGCTGAAGGTGGGCTTCGTCTACGTCAGCCCCGTGGGCCAGGCCGGCTGGAGCTTCCAGCACGACCTCGGCCGCCAGGCGATGGAGAAGGCGCTGGGCCCGCGCGTGCGCAGCACGGTCGTGGAAAGCGTGGCCGAAGGCCCGGACGCCGAACGCGTGCTGCGCGACCTGGCGCGCCAGGGCCACGGCCTCATCTTTGCCACCAGCTTCGGCTACCTGGAGCCGGCGCTGCGCGTGGCGGCCGACTTCCACGAGGTGAAGTTCGAGCACGCCGGCGGCTACAAGACCGCCCCGAACCTGAACACCTACAACGCGCGTTACTACGAAGCGCGCTGGCTGGCCGGCTGGCTGGCCGGGCGCCACAGCCAAAGCGGCGTGGCGGGCTACGTGGCCGGCTTCGCGGTGCCCGAGGTGGTGCAGGGCATCAACGCCTTCACCCTGGGCCTGCGCGCGGCCAACCCGCGTGCGGTGGTGAAGCTGGCCTGGCTGAACACCTGGTTCGATCCCGCCAAGGAGCGCGAAGCCGCGCTGGCCCTGCTGAACCAGGGCGCGGACGTGCTCACCAACCACAGCGGCTCGCCCGCGGTACCGCTGGTGGCGCAGGAAAAAGGCGTGCACCTGCTGGCCTACCAAAGCGACATGCGGCGCTTCGCACCCAGCGCGCAGCTGGCGGCGGTGACCCACCACTGGGGCGGGTACTACACGCAAAGGGCGCTGGCGGTGCTGGACGGCCGCTGGCGCGCCCAGCCGGTGTGGGGCAACATGCGCGAAGGCTTCGTGCAGCTCAGCGCCCTGTCGGACCAACTGCCCGCGGCCGAACGCGCCGAGCTGGCGCGGCTGCAAGCCGGGATCGAGGCCGGCCGCTTCCAGCCCTTCTCGGGCCGCCTGTTGGACAGCAGCGGCGCGGTGCGCCTGGCGCAGGGCGCGCTGGACGATGCGCAGATCGCCGCGATGGACTGGTTCGTCCAGGGCGTTCAGGCCAGGGTGTGA
- a CDS encoding guanine deaminase (PFAM: Amidohydrolase family~TIGRFAM: guanine deaminase) yields the protein MSEKLALHGDLLDFVDKPEWGATDSPALRWRPGHWLLVQGGRIVAVQPDAPDASWTRHDHAGRLLLPGFIDTHVHSPQLDVIASYGTELLDWLNTYTFPAEQRYADPEVAAQGAARFLDALLAHGTTAAVVFPTVHKVSADALFQAAAQRGMRLVAGKVLMDRHAPEGLRDDVAQAERDCLDLIARWHGRQRLAYAVTVRFAPTSSDAQLAMAGALCAADPTLYMQTHVAENRDEVAWVKELFPRARSYLDVYAQAGLLHPRSVLAHGIWLDDEDRALLRDSGAQIAHSPSSNLFLGSGLFGWHAAEAAGVAVSLASDVGGGTSLSMLRTAAAAYQVQAMAGQRLTAWTALHAATLGAAKALGLDHEIGSFEPGRLADLCAWDWAAGPVAEHRLGLAQGLHQRLFAWLTLGDERCLHSTYVAGRLAWQGVAALT from the coding sequence ACGGTGACCTGCTGGACTTCGTGGACAAGCCGGAATGGGGCGCCACCGACAGCCCGGCGCTGCGCTGGCGGCCCGGCCACTGGCTGTTGGTGCAGGGGGGCCGCATCGTTGCGGTGCAGCCCGATGCACCGGACGCAAGCTGGACGCGCCACGATCATGCAGGCCGGCTGCTGTTGCCCGGCTTCATCGACACCCATGTGCACAGCCCGCAGCTGGACGTCATCGCCAGCTATGGCACCGAATTGCTGGACTGGCTGAACACCTACACCTTCCCGGCCGAGCAGCGTTATGCCGACCCCGAGGTGGCGGCACAGGGGGCTGCGCGCTTCCTGGACGCCCTGCTGGCCCACGGCACCACCGCGGCGGTGGTGTTTCCCACGGTGCACAAGGTGTCGGCCGACGCGCTGTTCCAGGCTGCGGCACAGCGCGGCATGCGCCTGGTGGCCGGCAAGGTGCTGATGGACCGCCACGCGCCCGAGGGCCTGCGCGACGACGTGGCGCAGGCCGAACGCGACTGCCTGGACCTGATCGCACGCTGGCACGGCCGCCAGCGCCTGGCCTATGCGGTGACGGTGCGGTTCGCCCCCACCAGCAGCGACGCCCAGCTGGCCATGGCCGGTGCCCTGTGCGCGGCCGACCCCACGCTGTACATGCAGACCCACGTGGCCGAGAACCGCGACGAGGTGGCCTGGGTGAAGGAACTCTTTCCCCGGGCCCGCAGCTACCTGGACGTGTACGCCCAGGCCGGCCTGCTGCACCCGCGTAGCGTGCTGGCCCACGGCATCTGGCTGGACGACGAGGACCGCGCTTTGCTGCGTGACAGCGGGGCACAGATTGCCCACAGCCCCTCGTCCAACCTGTTCCTCGGCAGCGGCCTGTTCGGCTGGCATGCGGCCGAAGCGGCCGGCGTGGCGGTCAGCCTGGCCAGCGACGTGGGCGGCGGCACCAGCCTGTCCATGCTGCGCACCGCGGCGGCGGCCTACCAGGTGCAGGCGATGGCGGGCCAGCGCCTGACGGCCTGGACCGCGCTGCACGCGGCCACGCTGGGCGCGGCGAAGGCGCTGGGGCTGGACCACGAGATCGGCAGCTTCGAGCCCGGCCGCCTGGCCGACCTGTGCGCCTGGGACTGGGCCGCGGGCCCGGTGGCCGAACACCGCCTGGGGCTGGCGCAGGGCCTGCACCAGCGCCTGTTCGCCTGGCTCACGCTGGGCGACGAGCGCTGCCTGCACAGCACCTACGTGGCCGGACGGCTGGCGTGGCAAGGGGTCGCAGCCTTGACATAG
- a CDS encoding ABC-type uncharacterized transport system, permease component (PFAM: Branched-chain amino acid transport system / permease component): MLRLETRPQPSQAMALASPLLALGVTVLLGMLLFAALGKDPVRALSMFFVEPVKSGYAWGEIAIKATPLALIALGLSVCYRSNVWNIGAEGQFVLGAIAAGGVALQAGPGTGRWIVLLILLAGVLGGMAWAALVAWLRDRFNASEILVSLMLVYVATLLLAWLVEGPWKDPQGYNFPQTINFLPATQVPRLVAGQRPNVGVLLALALAASTWVLLFRTQAGFALQVGGLAPAAARYAGFSSRRALWAALLGSGGLAGLAGALEVAGPLGQLTPHVPAGYGFAAIIVAFVGRLHPLGVVLAAILMSMFYIGGELAQSRMGLPKSLTGVFQGLLLFTLLASDTLIHHRLRWARSR, from the coding sequence ATGCTGCGGCTTGAAACCCGGCCCCAGCCCTCCCAGGCCATGGCCCTGGCCTCGCCGCTGCTGGCGCTGGGGGTGACGGTGCTGCTGGGCATGCTGCTGTTCGCCGCCCTGGGCAAGGACCCGGTGCGGGCGCTGTCCATGTTCTTCGTCGAACCGGTGAAAAGTGGCTATGCCTGGGGCGAGATCGCGATCAAGGCCACGCCGCTGGCCCTCATCGCGCTGGGCCTGAGCGTCTGCTACCGCTCGAACGTGTGGAACATCGGTGCCGAAGGCCAGTTCGTGCTGGGTGCCATCGCGGCCGGCGGCGTGGCGCTGCAGGCGGGCCCGGGCACCGGGCGCTGGATCGTGCTGCTCATCCTGCTGGCCGGCGTGCTGGGCGGCATGGCCTGGGCGGCGCTGGTGGCCTGGTTGCGCGACCGCTTCAATGCCAGCGAAATCCTGGTCAGCCTGATGCTGGTGTACGTGGCCACGCTGCTGCTGGCCTGGCTGGTGGAAGGGCCCTGGAAAGACCCGCAGGGCTACAACTTCCCGCAGACCATCAACTTCCTGCCCGCCACCCAGGTGCCGCGCCTGGTGGCGGGGCAGCGGCCCAACGTGGGCGTGCTGCTGGCACTGGCGCTGGCCGCCAGCACCTGGGTGCTGCTGTTCCGCACCCAGGCCGGCTTTGCGCTGCAGGTGGGCGGGCTGGCGCCGGCGGCGGCGCGTTACGCGGGCTTCTCGTCGCGGCGTGCGCTGTGGGCCGCGCTGCTGGGTTCGGGCGGGCTGGCCGGGCTGGCCGGCGCGCTGGAAGTGGCCGGCCCGCTGGGCCAACTGACGCCGCATGTGCCGGCGGGCTACGGCTTCGCGGCCATCATCGTGGCCTTCGTCGGCCGGCTGCACCCGCTGGGCGTGGTGCTGGCGGCCATCCTGATGAGCATGTTCTACATCGGCGGTGAACTGGCGCAAAGCCGCATGGGCCTGCCCAAGAGCCTGACCGGCGTGTTCCAGGGCCTGCTGCTGTTCACGCTGCTGGCCAGCGACACCCTCATCCACCACCGCCTGCGTTGGGCCAGGAGCCGCTGA
- a CDS encoding adenosine deaminase (PFAM: Adenosine/AMP deaminase~TIGRFAM: adenosine deaminase), translated as MNPLLLDAIPRSRLPQLLRQAPKAELHIHIEGSLEPELIFALARDNGVALPYASVDALRAAYAFTNLQSFLDIYYAGASVLLKEADFHAMAMAYFERAAADQVVHAELFFDPQTHTARGVPMAAVVQGLARAQADAKARWGLTSELILCFLRHLPEDDALATLEAALPFRQHFIGVGLDSSERGHPPEKFAQVFARARALGLRAVAHAGEEGPPAYIESALDVLKVQRIDHGVRCTESPALVQRLARERVPLTVCPLSNVKLCVFPTLAEHNLPALLEAGLCATVNSDDPAYFGGYLNDNLLQTFAALPALGARQAWQLLRNSFEAAFMPAAQRDAAWARLDDLFTTAAKGSPEPIAD; from the coding sequence ATGAACCCGTTACTGCTGGACGCCATCCCGCGCAGCCGGCTGCCGCAACTGCTGCGGCAGGCGCCCAAGGCCGAGCTGCACATCCACATCGAGGGCTCGCTGGAGCCCGAACTCATCTTCGCGCTGGCGCGCGACAACGGCGTGGCCCTGCCCTATGCCAGCGTGGACGCGCTGCGCGCGGCCTACGCCTTCACCAACCTGCAGAGCTTCCTGGACATCTACTACGCCGGGGCCAGCGTGCTGTTGAAGGAAGCCGACTTCCACGCCATGGCCATGGCCTACTTCGAACGCGCCGCGGCCGACCAGGTGGTGCATGCCGAGCTGTTCTTCGACCCCCAGACCCACACCGCGCGCGGCGTGCCGATGGCGGCGGTGGTGCAGGGCCTGGCGCGGGCCCAGGCCGACGCCAAGGCACGCTGGGGCCTCACGTCCGAGCTGATCCTGTGCTTCCTGCGCCACCTGCCGGAAGACGACGCCCTGGCCACGCTGGAAGCGGCGCTGCCCTTTCGCCAACACTTCATCGGCGTGGGGCTGGATTCCAGCGAACGCGGCCACCCGCCTGAAAAGTTCGCCCAGGTCTTTGCCCGCGCCCGTGCCCTGGGCCTGCGCGCCGTGGCCCATGCGGGTGAAGAAGGCCCGCCGGCCTACATCGAAAGCGCGCTGGACGTGCTGAAGGTGCAGCGCATCGACCACGGCGTGCGCTGCACCGAAAGCCCCGCACTGGTGCAGCGGCTGGCGCGTGAACGCGTGCCGCTCACCGTGTGCCCCTTGTCCAACGTGAAGTTGTGTGTCTTCCCCACCCTGGCCGAGCACAACCTGCCGGCCTTGCTGGAGGCCGGCCTGTGTGCCACGGTGAACAGCGACGACCCGGCTTATTTCGGCGGTTACCTGAACGACAACCTGCTGCAGACCTTCGCCGCCCTGCCCGCATTGGGCGCGCGGCAGGCCTGGCAGCTGTTGCGCAACAGCTTCGAGGCGGCGTTCATGCCGGCGGCCCAGCGCGACGCCGCCTGGGCCCGTTTGGACGACCTGTTCACCACAGCGGCAAAGGGGTCTCCGGAGCCCATCGCCGACTGA
- a CDS encoding methyl-accepting chemotaxis protein (PFAM: Methyl-accepting chemotaxis protein (MCP) signaling domain) produces the protein MPAQGRCLDAPPVTVAMPLPPPKPLHELPPAGAAARWLAVGAVGLVLLMWLLAVGSVLTDRAAVLRQAETDMANLSRAYAEHVAKSMQGADQALRFLRKEYGRMNLALDIRSYLQDESIIQSDFHQLGVIGADGFLSHSSLPFQRVDLHEREHFKVHVQVKDDRLFISKPVLGKASGKWSLQLTRRINTFSGDFGGVVVLSMPPSYFSGFFESASQGEDVVTTLTGLDGVVRARAPQTEGDLGRDVRDSALFQAISQQPQGVVRAHAEADPSLRIWAFRQVQPYGLVVQTGIAVNSVLAPWRQRSLAVLLGVLVASGGVGALVHALLQRMRQQARLVAALQDSSQQLHNVVGSMLEGSGKVAGAGVTMSVSAQQLAIRTDQQGSFLATTSQGVREAVQQVQATAEHAQHVDQRCAALRTQAHDGRAVVLRSVQAIEGIAQQSRHMGEAVSLIEAIAFQTNILALNAAVEAARAGESGRAFAVVAGEVRDLAGRSRQAAGQVRELIARANEQVALGVSEGAAVREVLAGIAGGVDAVADEMRSVAGEAQQQSQALLRVMNGLDELAQLTRSNADMVAESVMAAEDMRDNAQHLRNVVAGIDSGLAGPAAGPAAAATALAPAPASAPAAEAAEAVEFF, from the coding sequence ATGCCGGCACAAGGACGGTGCTTGGACGCGCCGCCCGTGACCGTCGCCATGCCTTTGCCACCCCCGAAACCCTTGCACGAATTGCCACCTGCCGGCGCGGCGGCCCGCTGGCTGGCGGTTGGCGCCGTGGGCCTGGTGCTGCTGATGTGGCTGCTGGCGGTGGGTTCGGTGCTGACCGACCGGGCCGCGGTGCTGCGCCAGGCCGAGACCGACATGGCCAACCTGTCACGCGCCTACGCCGAGCATGTGGCCAAGAGCATGCAAGGCGCCGACCAGGCCCTGCGTTTCCTGCGCAAGGAGTACGGGCGCATGAACCTGGCGCTGGACATCCGCAGCTACCTGCAGGATGAATCCATCATCCAGTCCGACTTCCACCAGTTGGGCGTGATCGGCGCGGACGGCTTCCTGTCGCATTCCTCGCTGCCCTTCCAGCGCGTGGACCTGCACGAACGCGAACACTTCAAGGTGCACGTGCAGGTCAAGGACGACCGCCTGTTCATCAGCAAGCCCGTGCTGGGCAAGGCCAGCGGCAAATGGTCGCTCCAGCTCACCCGCCGCATCAACACTTTCAGCGGCGACTTCGGCGGCGTGGTGGTGCTGTCGATGCCGCCTTCGTACTTCTCCGGCTTTTTCGAAAGCGCCAGCCAGGGCGAGGACGTGGTCACCACGCTCACCGGGCTGGACGGCGTGGTGCGTGCGCGCGCGCCACAGACCGAAGGCGACCTGGGCCGCGACGTGCGTGACAGCGCCTTGTTCCAGGCGATCAGCCAACAGCCGCAGGGCGTGGTCCGGGCGCACGCAGAGGCGGACCCATCGCTGCGCATCTGGGCCTTCCGCCAGGTGCAGCCCTACGGCCTGGTGGTGCAGACCGGCATCGCGGTGAACAGCGTGCTGGCGCCCTGGCGCCAACGCAGCCTGGCGGTGCTGCTGGGCGTGCTGGTGGCCAGCGGCGGCGTGGGGGCGCTGGTGCATGCCTTGCTGCAGCGCATGCGGCAGCAGGCCCGCCTGGTGGCCGCGCTGCAGGACAGCAGCCAGCAGTTGCACAATGTTGTGGGCAGCATGCTGGAAGGCTCGGGCAAGGTGGCCGGTGCCGGCGTCACCATGTCGGTGTCGGCGCAGCAACTGGCCATTCGCACCGACCAGCAGGGCAGCTTCCTGGCCACCACCAGCCAGGGCGTGCGCGAAGCGGTGCAGCAGGTTCAGGCCACCGCCGAACACGCCCAGCATGTGGACCAGCGCTGCGCGGCGCTGCGCACCCAGGCCCACGACGGCCGCGCGGTGGTGCTGCGCAGCGTGCAGGCCATCGAAGGCATTGCGCAGCAGTCGCGCCACATGGGCGAGGCGGTGTCGCTGATCGAGGCCATCGCCTTCCAGACCAACATCCTGGCGCTGAACGCTGCGGTGGAAGCCGCGCGGGCCGGCGAGTCCGGCCGGGCGTTTGCCGTGGTGGCTGGCGAGGTGCGTGACCTGGCCGGGCGCAGCCGCCAGGCTGCGGGGCAGGTGCGCGAGCTGATCGCCCGGGCCAACGAGCAGGTGGCGCTGGGCGTGAGCGAAGGCGCCGCCGTGCGCGAGGTGCTGGCCGGCATCGCCGGCGGCGTGGACGCGGTGGCCGACGAGATGCGCAGCGTGGCCGGCGAAGCGCAGCAGCAGAGCCAGGCCCTGCTGCGGGTGATGAACGGCCTGGACGAACTGGCGCAACTGACCCGGTCCAACGCCGACATGGTGGCCGAGTCGGTGATGGCCGCCGAAGACATGCGCGACAACGCCCAGCACCTGCGCAACGTGGTGGCCGGCATCGACAGCGGCCTGGCCGGGCCGGCGGCCGGCCCGGCCGCGGCGGCGACAGCGCTGGCGCCGGCCCCCGCCAGCGCCCCGGCGGCCGAGGCGGCCGAGGCGGTGGAATTCTTCTGA
- a CDS encoding putative ABC-type transport system, permease component (PFAM: Branched-chain amino acid transport system / permease component) gives MESFALLLAASMNAGTALAIAGLGLLINERAGIVNLGAEGLMLVAALAGFATAAATGSDTLAFGAGMAAGALGALAFGVLVIWLNTNQYATGLALSLFGGGFSAFAGMNFTQAQLGPRPRFAMPFLAEIPVIGPALFRHHPMVYVALALTAALAWFLMRTRAGLVLRAVGESPESAHALGYPVRRIRLAAVVAGGALCGLAGAYISVIYTPLWVEGMVAGKGWIALALTTFATWRPARVLLGAYLFGGVTMLQFHLQGQGVQVASQWLSMLPYLATIVVLVAISRNAAFIRANMPASIGKPFTPGG, from the coding sequence ATGGAATCCTTTGCCCTGCTGCTGGCCGCGTCCATGAACGCCGGCACCGCGCTGGCCATCGCCGGCCTGGGCCTGCTGATCAATGAACGCGCGGGCATCGTCAACCTGGGCGCCGAGGGGCTGATGCTGGTGGCCGCGCTGGCCGGTTTCGCCACCGCGGCGGCCACCGGCAGCGACACCCTGGCCTTCGGCGCCGGCATGGCCGCCGGCGCGCTGGGGGCGCTGGCCTTCGGTGTGCTGGTGATCTGGCTGAACACCAACCAGTACGCCACCGGGCTGGCGCTGTCGCTGTTCGGCGGCGGTTTCTCGGCCTTCGCGGGCATGAACTTCACCCAGGCGCAGTTGGGCCCGCGGCCCCGGTTCGCCATGCCTTTCCTGGCCGAGATCCCGGTCATCGGGCCGGCGCTGTTCCGCCACCATCCGATGGTCTACGTGGCGCTGGCGCTCACCGCGGCGCTGGCCTGGTTCCTGATGCGCACCCGCGCCGGCCTGGTGCTGCGCGCGGTGGGCGAGTCACCCGAAAGCGCCCATGCCCTGGGCTACCCGGTGCGGCGCATCCGGCTGGCGGCGGTGGTGGCCGGCGGCGCGCTGTGCGGGCTGGCCGGGGCCTACATCTCGGTGATCTACACCCCGCTGTGGGTGGAGGGCATGGTGGCCGGCAAGGGCTGGATCGCGCTGGCACTGACCACCTTCGCCACCTGGCGGCCGGCGCGCGTGCTGCTGGGGGCCTACCTGTTCGGCGGCGTCACCATGCTGCAGTTCCACCTGCAGGGCCAGGGCGTGCAGGTGGCCAGCCAGTGGCTGAGCATGCTGCCCTACCTGGCCACCATCGTGGTGCTGGTGGCCATCTCGCGCAACGCCGCCTTCATCCGCGCCAACATGCCGGCGTCCATCGGCAAGCCGTTCACACCGGGCGGCTGA
- a CDS encoding putative ABC-type transport system, periplasmic component/surface lipoprotein (PFAM: Basic membrane protein), with the protein MSLITKRSLLRFTSLAALGAGALLAGCGKKEEAPAAPAAAPASAAAPASAAAAPAKPEPLKIAFAYVGPVGDGGWTFAHDNGRKAVEKEFGDKVVTSFVEKVPEAADAERVFRDMVGQGNKLIFGTTFGYMEPMLKAAADAKEVKFEHATGYKTADNMRTYDSRTYEGAYMAGVVAGGMTKSNTLGVVGSIPIPEVVRNINSFTLGAQSVNPKVKTKVVWVGEWFNPPKETEAAQSLLNAGADVLMQNTDSSAVLQTAEKAGKMAFGWDSDMTNYGPNAHLASAVINWGPYYIQATRDALDGKWTTGKAWWGVKEGAIDLVSLSAKVPAELKDKVDKVKAGLKDGSFSIWKGPITDNTGKEVLAADKVADDAFLGGIKFYVKGVEGKVPGDK; encoded by the coding sequence ATGTCCTTGATCACCAAACGGTCGCTGCTTCGCTTCACCAGCCTGGCGGCCCTGGGCGCCGGCGCGCTGCTGGCCGGCTGCGGCAAGAAGGAAGAGGCCCCGGCCGCCCCGGCAGCGGCCCCGGCCAGTGCGGCCGCACCGGCGTCGGCCGCTGCCGCGCCGGCCAAACCCGAACCGCTGAAGATCGCCTTCGCCTACGTGGGCCCGGTGGGCGATGGCGGCTGGACCTTCGCCCACGACAACGGCCGCAAGGCGGTGGAGAAGGAATTCGGCGACAAGGTGGTCACCAGCTTCGTCGAGAAGGTGCCCGAGGCGGCCGACGCCGAGCGCGTGTTCCGCGACATGGTGGGCCAGGGCAACAAGCTCATCTTCGGCACCACCTTCGGCTACATGGAGCCCATGCTCAAGGCCGCGGCCGACGCCAAGGAGGTGAAGTTCGAGCATGCCACCGGCTACAAGACGGCCGACAACATGCGCACCTACGACAGCCGCACCTACGAAGGCGCCTACATGGCCGGCGTGGTGGCCGGCGGCATGACCAAGAGCAACACCCTGGGCGTGGTGGGCTCCATCCCCATCCCCGAGGTGGTGCGCAACATCAACAGCTTCACCCTCGGCGCGCAGAGCGTGAACCCCAAGGTGAAGACCAAGGTGGTGTGGGTGGGCGAATGGTTCAACCCGCCCAAGGAAACCGAAGCCGCGCAAAGCCTGCTGAACGCCGGGGCCGACGTGCTGATGCAGAACACCGACTCCAGCGCCGTGCTGCAAACCGCCGAAAAGGCCGGCAAGATGGCCTTCGGCTGGGATTCGGACATGACCAACTACGGCCCCAACGCCCACCTGGCCTCGGCCGTCATCAACTGGGGCCCGTACTACATCCAGGCCACGCGCGACGCGCTGGATGGCAAATGGACCACCGGCAAGGCCTGGTGGGGCGTGAAGGAAGGGGCCATCGACCTGGTGTCGCTGTCCGCCAAGGTGCCGGCCGAGCTGAAGGACAAGGTGGACAAGGTCAAGGCCGGGCTGAAGGACGGCAGCTTCAGCATCTGGAAGGGCCCCATCACCGACAACACCGGCAAGGAAGTGCTGGCGGCCGACAAGGTGGCCGACGACGCCTTCCTGGGTGGCATCAAGTTCTATGTCAAGGGCGTGGAAGGCAAGGTGCCGGGGGACAAGTGA
- a CDS encoding ATPase component of uncharacterized ABC-type transporter (PFAM: ABC transporter), which translates to MLRLELVGVSKQYPAVKANDRVDLRVKPGEIHAVLGENGAGKSTMMKMIYGAVRPDEGEIRWNGQTVQIASPAAARALGISMVYQHFSLFDTLTAAENVWLGLDKHLSLAEVSQRIVKVAGDYGLDVRPERPVHTLSVGERQRVEIVRALLTSPKLLILDEPTSVLTPQAVQRLFVTLRQLAHEGCAILYISHKLDEIRELCHHCTVLRGGKVTGEVDPTRESNASLSRLMIGSEPPALPQRKAQAGEVVLALQGLALARNDPFGTDLADIGLQVRAGEIVGVAGVSGNGQQELMAALSGEDPRAPPGAIRLFGQDIARAGPGVRRALGLHFVPEERLGRGAVPSLSLAQNTLLTRTDGVLGPLGWLRMAQVRQRTQALIERFRVKAGGADAAARSLSGGNLQKFIVGREVDAQPKLLIVSQPTWGVDVGAAAQIRGELLALRDAGCALLVVSEELDELFELADRLVVMAGGRLSPPIATRDATVERIGQWMSGLWEPEAAHAAA; encoded by the coding sequence ATGCTTCGTCTTGAACTGGTCGGTGTCAGCAAGCAGTACCCGGCCGTGAAGGCCAACGACCGGGTAGACCTGCGCGTCAAGCCCGGCGAGATCCACGCCGTGCTGGGCGAAAACGGCGCCGGCAAGTCCACGATGATGAAGATGATCTACGGCGCGGTGCGGCCGGACGAGGGCGAGATCCGCTGGAACGGCCAGACTGTGCAGATCGCGTCGCCCGCGGCGGCGCGCGCGCTGGGCATCAGCATGGTCTACCAGCACTTCAGCCTGTTCGACACCCTCACCGCGGCCGAGAACGTGTGGCTGGGCCTGGACAAGCACCTCAGCCTGGCCGAAGTGAGCCAACGCATCGTCAAGGTGGCCGGCGACTACGGCCTGGACGTTCGCCCCGAGCGCCCGGTGCACACGCTGTCGGTGGGCGAACGCCAGCGGGTGGAGATCGTGCGGGCGCTGCTCACCAGCCCGAAGCTGCTGATCCTGGACGAGCCCACGTCGGTGCTCACGCCGCAGGCGGTGCAGCGCCTGTTCGTCACGCTGCGCCAGCTGGCGCACGAGGGCTGCGCCATCCTGTACATCAGCCACAAGCTCGACGAGATCCGCGAGCTGTGCCACCACTGCACCGTGCTGCGCGGCGGCAAGGTCACCGGCGAGGTGGACCCCACCCGGGAGAGCAACGCCAGCCTGTCGCGGCTGATGATCGGCAGCGAGCCGCCCGCGCTGCCGCAGCGCAAGGCCCAGGCCGGCGAGGTGGTGCTGGCGCTGCAGGGCCTGGCGCTGGCGCGCAACGACCCCTTCGGCACCGACCTGGCCGACATCGGTCTGCAGGTGCGCGCCGGTGAAATCGTGGGCGTGGCCGGCGTCTCGGGCAACGGCCAGCAGGAGCTGATGGCCGCGCTGTCGGGTGAAGACCCGCGCGCCCCGCCCGGCGCCATCCGCCTGTTCGGCCAGGACATCGCGCGCGCCGGCCCCGGCGTTCGGCGCGCACTCGGCCTGCATTTCGTGCCCGAAGAACGGCTGGGCCGCGGCGCGGTGCCTTCGCTGTCGCTGGCGCAGAACACCCTGCTCACCCGCACCGACGGCGTGCTGGGGCCGCTGGGCTGGCTGCGCATGGCCCAGGTGCGACAACGCACCCAGGCGCTGATCGAGCGCTTCCGCGTCAAGGCCGGCGGGGCGGACGCCGCGGCGCGCAGCCTGTCGGGCGGCAACCTGCAGAAATTCATCGTCGGGCGCGAGGTGGACGCCCAACCGAAGTTGCTGATCGTGAGCCAGCCCACCTGGGGTGTGGACGTGGGCGCGGCGGCACAGATCCGCGGCGAACTGCTGGCCCTGCGCGACGCCGGCTGCGCCCTGCTGGTGGTGAGCGAAGAACTGGACGAGCTGTTCGAGCTGGCCGACCGCCTGGTGGTGATGGCCGGCGGGCGCCTGTCGCCCCCCATTGCCACGCGCGACGCCACGGTGGAGCGCATCGGCCAGTGGATGAGCGGTCTGTGGGAACCGGAGGCCGCGCATGCTGCGGCTTGA